One Actinospica robiniae DSM 44927 genomic region harbors:
- a CDS encoding IS256 family transposase: MDQVLSVEAEEHLVEELEQVEGARRVAAILAPEAIDSLLAEAEKAGGGAQELLAAITKAVLERALQVEMADHLGYEKGDPAGVGSPNSRNGSYPKTVVTASGPVRLQVPRDRAGSFEPRIVPKRTKRLGQVDEMILSLYARGMSTRDIRDHLAEVYGAEISPALVSNVTEVVREEIAEWQNRALDAVYPILYIDAIVVKVRESGSVVNKAAHLVIGVDTDGYKQVLGIWIEQKEGSRFWLNVLTSLRNRGLKDALVVCCDGLSGLPEAIGHVWPEAIVQTCVVHLIRTSMRYVAYADRKKIAAALRPIYTAANASAAEAALEALRGTFARSAPGVISAWERSWETFIPFLDFPLELRRVIYTTNAIESMNFQLRKISKTRGHFPDDDAAIKLLYLGIRRIEGRHIDGEGRHVPAGQLRGTGTYGWKRALNDFAIRFPGKLPV, translated from the coding sequence ATGGACCAGGTGCTGTCGGTGGAGGCCGAGGAGCATCTGGTGGAGGAGCTCGAGCAGGTCGAGGGTGCCCGTCGGGTCGCTGCGATCCTGGCTCCGGAGGCGATCGACTCTCTGCTGGCCGAGGCCGAGAAGGCCGGGGGCGGGGCGCAGGAGCTGCTGGCTGCGATCACCAAGGCGGTGCTCGAGCGGGCGCTGCAGGTGGAGATGGCGGATCACCTCGGCTACGAGAAGGGGGATCCGGCCGGGGTCGGCTCGCCCAACTCGCGCAACGGCTCCTACCCCAAGACCGTGGTCACCGCGTCCGGGCCGGTGCGCCTGCAGGTCCCGCGTGATCGGGCCGGCTCGTTCGAGCCGCGGATCGTGCCCAAGCGCACCAAGAGGCTCGGGCAGGTCGACGAGATGATCCTCTCGCTCTACGCCCGGGGGATGTCCACCCGCGACATCCGCGACCACCTCGCCGAGGTCTACGGCGCCGAGATCTCCCCCGCGCTGGTCTCCAACGTGACCGAGGTGGTGCGCGAGGAGATCGCCGAATGGCAGAACCGCGCGCTCGACGCGGTGTATCCGATCCTTTACATCGACGCGATCGTGGTGAAGGTCCGCGAGTCCGGCAGCGTCGTGAACAAGGCCGCGCACCTGGTGATCGGCGTGGACACCGACGGGTACAAGCAGGTGCTCGGCATCTGGATCGAGCAGAAGGAGGGCTCCCGGTTCTGGCTCAACGTCCTGACCTCCCTGCGCAACAGGGGCCTGAAAGACGCCCTCGTCGTGTGCTGCGACGGGCTGAGCGGGCTGCCCGAGGCGATCGGGCACGTATGGCCCGAGGCGATCGTGCAGACCTGCGTGGTCCACTTGATCCGCACCTCGATGCGGTATGTCGCCTACGCCGACCGCAAGAAGATCGCCGCCGCGCTGCGCCCGATCTACACCGCCGCGAACGCCTCGGCCGCCGAGGCCGCGCTCGAAGCGCTGCGCGGCACGTTCGCCCGCAGCGCACCCGGGGTGATCTCCGCATGGGAGCGGTCCTGGGAGACGTTCATACCGTTTCTCGACTTCCCCCTCGAGCTGCGACGGGTCATCTACACGACCAACGCCATCGAGTCGATGAACTTCCAGCTCCGCAAAATCAGCAAGACCCGCGGGCACTTTCCCGACGACGACGCCGCGATCAAACTGCTCTACCTCGGCATCCGCCGCATCGAGGGCCGCCACATCGACGGCGAGGGCCGCCACGTGCCGGCCGGACAGCTACGCGGCACCGGAACCTACGGCTGGAAGCGGGCCCTGAACGACTTCGCGATCCGCTTCCCCGGCAAACTCCCGGTCTGA
- a CDS encoding metalloregulator ArsR/SmtB family transcription factor has protein sequence MDLVFKALADPTRRLMLDRLRERDGQTLTELCAALTMARQSLTQHLDLLVRARLVTVVRRGRERLHYLNPVPIHEIEERWISGFDKPRLLALSAVKTQAEEYAMAAKAADPTTAEATGTRPDSPVPDYVYVTYIRATAEQVWRALTDADLTARFWGHANVSDWKPGSRWEHRRADGSGAVDVVGRVLAAEPPHRLVITFEDSPDSDREASVVTFEVEPHQDIVRLTVTHEKLPNLEMLGGISRGWPAVLANLKSLLETGDVLPQAPWEMSPSEHA, from the coding sequence CTGGACCTGGTCTTCAAGGCCCTGGCCGACCCGACCCGGCGGCTGATGCTCGACCGTCTGCGGGAGCGCGACGGGCAGACCCTCACCGAGCTGTGCGCGGCGCTGACGATGGCCCGGCAGTCACTCACCCAGCACCTCGACCTGCTCGTGCGGGCCCGGCTGGTCACCGTCGTGCGGCGCGGCCGGGAGCGGCTGCACTACCTCAACCCGGTGCCCATCCACGAGATCGAAGAGCGCTGGATCTCAGGCTTCGACAAGCCGCGCCTGCTCGCCCTCAGCGCCGTCAAGACCCAGGCAGAGGAGTACGCCATGGCCGCCAAAGCCGCCGACCCCACCACCGCCGAAGCCACCGGGACCCGTCCCGACAGCCCGGTTCCGGACTACGTGTACGTCACCTACATCCGCGCCACGGCCGAGCAGGTCTGGCGGGCGCTGACGGACGCCGACCTGACGGCCCGCTTCTGGGGGCACGCCAACGTCTCGGACTGGAAGCCGGGATCGAGGTGGGAGCATCGGCGCGCCGACGGATCGGGCGCAGTCGACGTCGTCGGCCGGGTCCTCGCCGCCGAGCCGCCGCACCGGCTGGTGATCACGTTCGAGGACTCCCCGGACAGCGACCGGGAGGCCTCCGTGGTGACCTTCGAGGTGGAGCCGCACCAGGACATCGTCCGGCTGACCGTGACGCACGAGAAGCTGCCGAACCTGGAGATGCTCGGCGGCATCTCGCGGGGCTGGCCGGCCGTGCTGGCGAACCTCAAGTCGCTGCTGGAGACCGGCGACGTGCTGCCGCAGGCGCCGTGGGAGATGAGCCCGAGCGAGCACGCCTGA
- a CDS encoding APC family permease — MTTTAAPSGTPSGEGALHRTLGFRDLIVYGLLFIAPMAPVGVFGALQARSHGAIALVYVVATIAMAFTAFSYAQMVRVAPQAGSVFTYARVGLGEGAGFIAGWMVMLDYVLIPAVAYLFSGIAMNSLVPSVHQWIWTAIAVVVTTGLNLMGVHTAAFVGFLVLAMEIVVLAVFVVAASVELVLHGARHGWLSPLTGQSGFSIGAVLGAVSVAVLSYLGFDAIASFAEETTGGSAKVARAVLTCLAVAGVLFALQTYLAALLSPESAAQLEADPGAQGAEFYTTVDAAVGSWLHDLVAVSKAIGAAFAALAGQAAAGRLLFAMARERRLPRVLAQVDRASGVPRLALSCAAVVTLAAAVWAASRDDGLDRLVSVVDIGALVAFTLLHLAVVGFFAVRRRGGDHRVRPLAHVVVPLLGAAVTIAVITQAAGAAQVVGAIWLVIGFVVLGVQRRRRAL, encoded by the coding sequence ATGACGACGACCGCGGCCCCGTCCGGCACCCCGTCCGGCGAGGGCGCGCTGCACCGCACGCTGGGCTTCCGCGACCTCATCGTCTACGGCCTGTTGTTCATCGCGCCGATGGCGCCGGTCGGGGTTTTCGGAGCGCTGCAGGCGAGGTCGCACGGCGCGATCGCGCTGGTGTACGTGGTGGCGACGATCGCGATGGCGTTCACCGCGTTCTCCTACGCGCAGATGGTGCGGGTGGCGCCGCAGGCCGGGTCGGTGTTCACCTACGCCCGGGTGGGGCTCGGGGAGGGCGCGGGGTTCATCGCCGGGTGGATGGTCATGCTCGACTACGTGCTGATCCCGGCGGTCGCCTACCTGTTCTCCGGGATCGCGATGAACTCGCTGGTCCCGTCCGTACACCAGTGGATCTGGACGGCGATCGCCGTCGTGGTCACCACCGGCCTGAACCTGATGGGCGTGCACACCGCCGCGTTCGTGGGCTTCCTGGTGCTGGCGATGGAGATCGTGGTGCTCGCGGTGTTCGTGGTCGCGGCCTCGGTGGAACTCGTGCTGCACGGCGCACGGCACGGCTGGCTCAGCCCGTTGACCGGGCAGAGCGGGTTCTCGATCGGGGCGGTGCTCGGCGCGGTCTCCGTAGCCGTGCTCTCCTACCTGGGCTTCGATGCCATCGCCTCGTTCGCGGAGGAGACCACGGGCGGTTCGGCGAAGGTGGCGCGCGCCGTGCTGACCTGCCTGGCGGTCGCGGGTGTGCTGTTCGCGCTGCAGACGTATCTCGCGGCGCTGCTCTCCCCCGAGTCGGCGGCGCAACTGGAAGCGGATCCCGGCGCGCAGGGCGCGGAGTTCTACACCACGGTCGACGCGGCGGTGGGTTCGTGGCTGCACGATCTGGTCGCGGTCAGCAAAGCCATCGGCGCGGCGTTCGCGGCGCTGGCCGGGCAGGCGGCGGCCGGAAGGCTGCTGTTCGCGATGGCGCGGGAACGCCGGCTGCCGCGGGTGCTCGCCCAGGTGGACCGCGCCTCGGGCGTGCCGCGCCTGGCTCTGAGTTGCGCCGCCGTGGTGACGCTGGCGGCCGCGGTGTGGGCGGCGAGCCGCGACGACGGCCTGGACCGACTCGTCTCCGTCGTGGACATCGGCGCCCTGGTCGCCTTCACGCTGCTGCACCTTGCGGTGGTCGGCTTCTTCGCGGTCCGCAGACGCGGCGGGGACCACCGCGTCCGCCCGCTCGCCCACGTCGTGGTGCCGCTGCTCGGCGCGGCCGTCACCATCGCGGTGATCACCCAGGCGGCCGGCGCGGCGCAGGTCGTCGGCGCGATCTGGCTGGTCATCGGATTCGTCGTGCTCGGCGTGCAGCGCCGACGGCGCGCGCTCTGA
- a CDS encoding nuclear transport factor 2 family protein has translation MHPFRKAVEARDTAAIEAMLAENVVFTSPVAFKPYPGKAVTAAILRAVLRVFEDFRYVREIEGADGRDHALVFTATVDGLQINGCDFLHFDEDGLIDDFMVMVRPLSGAQALAQAMGAEFERITAEALGR, from the coding sequence ATGCACCCGTTCCGCAAGGCCGTCGAAGCACGCGACACCGCGGCGATCGAGGCGATGCTCGCCGAGAACGTGGTGTTCACCAGCCCGGTCGCGTTCAAGCCGTACCCCGGCAAGGCGGTCACGGCGGCGATCCTGCGCGCCGTGCTGCGCGTGTTCGAGGACTTCCGCTACGTCCGCGAGATCGAGGGCGCCGACGGCCGCGACCACGCGCTCGTCTTCACGGCCACCGTCGACGGCCTCCAGATCAACGGCTGCGACTTCCTGCACTTCGACGAGGACGGCTTGATCGACGACTTCATGGTCATGGTCCGGCCGCTCTCCGGTGCGCAGGCGCTCGCACAGGCCATGGGCGCCGAGTTCGAGCGCATCACGGCAGAGGCGCTCGGGCGCTAA
- a CDS encoding aminotransferase class V-fold PLP-dependent enzyme → MTTISEESATRFQTAFPEYARTALLDEIRRTEYGYLDREGHVYLDYTGAGLAAVSQYRSHAERLADGCFGNPHSANPASQASTDLVEACRLAVLDYFHADPREYTAVFTANATAACRLVGEAYPFDPQSRFLLTFDNHNSVNGIREHARRARSQVRYIPGSGPELRVDESMLEDALADAAVYGHGARAGLFAYPGQSNFSGVRHPLRWVATAQRHGFDVLLDAAALVPTTKLDLSLVHPEFVTISWYKLFGYPTGIGCLIARREALERLNRPWFSGGTIHAVSVQGDWHVMADGATAFEDGTVNFHSIPDVEYGLRWLRGLGIETIGTRVRCLTGWMLDGLSALTHSDGSPLVRIYGPLDTVDRGGTVSFNFLDARGRVVDERIVQTDAGAERISVRTGCFCNPGAGELAFDIGDKELNGQVSRQIQSIDQYLQALRLPSGGAVRASLGLASNKADVDRFLEFATSTYRDRLVRADGLPPRESC, encoded by the coding sequence TTGACCACGATTTCCGAGGAATCGGCCACCCGTTTCCAGACCGCGTTCCCCGAGTACGCGCGCACGGCGCTGCTCGACGAGATCCGCCGGACCGAGTACGGCTATCTCGACCGGGAGGGGCACGTCTACCTGGACTACACGGGCGCCGGTCTCGCGGCCGTCAGCCAGTACCGCTCGCACGCCGAGCGGCTGGCCGACGGGTGCTTCGGCAACCCGCACTCGGCGAATCCGGCCTCGCAGGCCTCGACCGACCTGGTCGAGGCCTGCCGGCTGGCCGTGCTGGACTACTTCCACGCCGATCCGCGCGAGTACACGGCGGTGTTCACCGCGAACGCGACGGCCGCCTGCCGGCTGGTGGGCGAGGCCTACCCGTTCGACCCGCAGAGCCGTTTCCTGCTCACCTTCGACAACCACAACTCGGTCAACGGCATCCGCGAGCACGCCCGGCGCGCCCGCTCGCAGGTGCGCTACATCCCCGGCTCCGGGCCTGAGCTGCGGGTGGACGAATCCATGCTCGAAGACGCGCTGGCGGACGCCGCGGTCTACGGCCACGGCGCGCGCGCCGGGCTGTTCGCCTACCCGGGGCAGAGCAACTTCTCCGGGGTGCGCCACCCGCTGCGCTGGGTCGCGACGGCCCAGCGGCACGGCTTCGACGTGCTGCTGGACGCGGCGGCGCTGGTCCCGACGACGAAGCTCGACCTCTCCCTCGTGCACCCGGAGTTCGTCACGATCAGCTGGTACAAGCTCTTCGGCTACCCGACCGGGATCGGCTGCCTGATCGCCCGCAGGGAGGCGCTGGAACGGCTCAACCGGCCGTGGTTCTCCGGCGGCACGATCCACGCGGTGAGCGTGCAGGGCGACTGGCACGTGATGGCGGACGGCGCGACGGCGTTCGAGGACGGCACGGTCAACTTCCACAGCATCCCGGACGTCGAGTACGGGCTGCGCTGGCTGCGCGGGCTGGGCATCGAGACGATCGGCACCCGGGTGCGCTGCCTGACCGGGTGGATGCTCGACGGGCTCTCGGCGCTGACGCATTCCGACGGCTCGCCGCTGGTGCGGATCTACGGACCCTTGGACACCGTGGACCGGGGCGGCACGGTCTCCTTCAACTTCCTGGACGCGCGCGGCCGGGTGGTGGACGAGCGGATCGTGCAGACGGACGCCGGTGCCGAGCGCATCAGCGTACGAACCGGCTGCTTCTGCAACCCGGGCGCGGGCGAGCTGGCCTTCGACATCGGCGACAAGGAGCTGAACGGGCAGGTGAGCCGGCAGATCCAGAGCATCGACCAGTACCTGCAGGCGCTGCGCCTGCCCAGCGGCGGCGCGGTGCGGGCCTCGCTGGGGCTGGCGTCGAACAAGGCGGATGTGGACCGCTTCCTGGAGTTCGCGACCTCCACCTACCGGGACCGGCTGGTGCGCGCGGACGGGCTGCCGCCCCGGGAGAGCTGCTGA
- a CDS encoding ATP-binding cassette domain-containing protein, translating into MPELGARPTATAAAVRTAGGIGLAPVPAARGLPGLSIEAMEASYSLRNGKQVLRPVSLVVPAGSLTALVGPSGAGKTVLLDVLAGVTMATGGSVLHDGSTCRLHDAQDVRIGYVPQDDIVHQALPLGRTLRYAAKLRLPVAASEAEIEQAVAGVLTALGLSEVEDVRISRLSGGERKRASIGVELLSRPSALFLDEPTSGLDPATAAELIGLLGRIAASGTTVVFTSHNPADIDPCDLVAVVAPGGQLAFSGPPRRAPEHFGVETFPEIYGCLGRQPDPAFWAERRASLPPQRALAPHAEAAATEAWRRPGSVRQWLLFTRRGFDLLTRSRLTLAIMIGCPAIIIVMFLMMFRPGAFDFADPSPSTSAMILFWIAFGGFFFGLTYGLSQICDEFPILRRERIVGLRIAPYLLSKVTLMLPVLAVVDAVLLAVLAGTGRLPSLGAAGLAQLMVSLLLASVCALTLGLLASAAVASPQQATLMLPMLCFPQVLFVGAFLPVPVMALPGRALSALMTNRWAFEALGHTANVAHLWRDGGSPLGPPLLASYGRTFDGSATADWWRLAGFAVLFLAVAAALLARRLPKRRRGNR; encoded by the coding sequence ATGCCCGAGCTTGGAGCAAGACCGACCGCCACCGCCGCCGCGGTCCGCACCGCCGGCGGGATCGGCCTCGCGCCGGTGCCCGCGGCGCGCGGGCTGCCCGGCCTCTCGATCGAAGCGATGGAGGCCTCTTACTCGCTGCGCAACGGCAAGCAGGTGCTGCGGCCGGTCTCGCTGGTCGTCCCGGCCGGCTCGCTCACCGCGCTGGTCGGGCCGAGCGGCGCGGGCAAGACGGTGCTGCTGGACGTGCTGGCCGGAGTCACCATGGCCACCGGCGGCTCGGTGCTGCACGACGGGTCCACCTGCCGGCTCCACGACGCGCAGGACGTGCGGATCGGCTACGTGCCGCAGGACGACATCGTGCACCAGGCCCTGCCGCTCGGGCGCACGCTGCGCTACGCGGCGAAGCTGCGGTTGCCGGTGGCCGCCTCGGAGGCGGAGATCGAGCAGGCGGTGGCCGGGGTGCTCACCGCACTCGGCCTCAGCGAGGTCGAGGACGTGCGGATCAGCCGGCTCAGCGGCGGCGAGCGCAAGCGCGCCAGCATCGGCGTCGAACTGCTCTCCCGGCCCTCGGCGCTCTTCCTGGACGAGCCCACCTCCGGCCTCGACCCGGCCACCGCGGCCGAACTGATCGGCCTGCTCGGCCGGATCGCGGCCAGCGGCACCACGGTCGTGTTCACCAGCCACAACCCGGCCGACATCGACCCCTGCGACCTGGTCGCGGTGGTCGCGCCGGGCGGGCAGCTGGCCTTCTCCGGCCCGCCGCGGCGGGCGCCGGAGCACTTCGGGGTGGAGACCTTCCCGGAGATCTACGGCTGCCTCGGCCGGCAGCCGGACCCGGCGTTCTGGGCCGAACGGCGCGCCTCGCTGCCGCCGCAGCGCGCGCTGGCCCCGCACGCCGAGGCCGCCGCGACCGAGGCGTGGCGCCGGCCCGGCTCGGTCCGGCAGTGGCTGCTGTTCACCCGGCGCGGCTTCGACCTGCTCACCCGCAGCCGGCTGACCCTGGCCATCATGATCGGCTGCCCGGCGATCATCATCGTGATGTTCCTGATGATGTTCCGGCCGGGCGCGTTCGACTTCGCGGATCCGAGCCCGAGCACGAGCGCGATGATCCTGTTCTGGATCGCCTTCGGCGGGTTCTTCTTCGGGCTCACCTACGGGCTGTCACAGATCTGCGACGAGTTCCCGATCCTGCGCCGCGAACGGATCGTGGGCCTGCGGATCGCGCCGTACCTGCTCTCCAAGGTCACCCTGATGCTGCCGGTTCTGGCGGTGGTGGACGCGGTGCTGCTGGCGGTGCTGGCCGGCACCGGGCGGCTGCCCTCACTCGGCGCGGCGGGGCTGGCCCAGCTGATGGTGAGCCTGCTGCTGGCCTCGGTCTGCGCGCTGACGCTGGGGCTGCTGGCCTCGGCCGCGGTCGCCTCGCCGCAGCAGGCCACGCTGATGCTGCCGATGCTCTGCTTCCCGCAGGTGCTCTTCGTCGGCGCGTTCCTGCCGGTGCCGGTAATGGCGCTGCCCGGCCGGGCGCTGAGCGCGCTGATGACCAACCGGTGGGCGTTCGAGGCGCTGGGCCACACCGCGAACGTCGCGCACCTGTGGCGGGACGGCGGATCCCCGCTCGGCCCGCCGCTGCTGGCCTCCTACGGCCGCACCTTCGACGGCTCGGCGACCGCGGACTGGTGGCGCCTGGCCGGTTTCGCCGTGCTCTTCCTGGCCGTGGCGGCCGCGCTGCTGGCCCGCAGGCTACCCAAGCGGAGGCGAGGCAACCGTTGA